A stretch of the Glycine soja cultivar W05 chromosome 13, ASM419377v2, whole genome shotgun sequence genome encodes the following:
- the LOC114381577 gene encoding uncharacterized protein LOC114381577: MLNMLALALVVVIITVAVVPHQTLSATTPKQALPGCKSTCGNVQIPYPFGIGNSSTPGHRPCFLDRKFKLTCDGSILYYGNVRVSNISFLSHQIDLLASFASLCHQQNGSELPKSYHLRTGSFSISSNENKLLTVGSDSYGYVNSYFNGESYSTGCLTSSHGNTKRIKNGTCSGIGCCQVDIPPGMRNITLRARVFHNSTLDWGNCSYSFVVKNGFYNFSTTDIQSFPHKKIPLVLDWTVGNKSCDDSNSKGNEACKWNSYCDDKDTDFGYRCRCKDGYEGNPYLGCTDIDECKTDNHTCISEQNCVNTIGSHTCFCPKGLSGNGTKEEGCHKRDVVPKVVIGVGAAIVILFVGTTSLYLIYQKRKLVKLREKYFQQNGGSILLQQLSTSENSSRITQIFTEEELKKATNNFDESLIIGSGGFGTVFKGYLADNRVVAVKKSKIVDESQKEQFINEVIVLSQINHRNVVKLLGCCLEREVPLLVYEFVNNGTLYDFIHTERKVNNETWKTHLRIAAESAGALSYLHSAASIPIIHRDVKTANILLDNTYTAKVSDFGASRLVPIDQTEIATMVQGTFGYLDPEYMRTSQLTEKSDVYSFGVVLVELLTGEKPYSFGKPEEKRSLTNHFLSCLKEDRLFDIVQIGIVNEENKKEIMEVAILAAKCLRLNGEERPSMKEVAMELEGIRIMEKHPWINTDQNVEETQHLLHEASSSIYELGDSSSHQYAGYDSIRDHVLIALDDGRAAQVVSDKIESKKTMGLNVPQRQLTLLLLIALAAAEKTLHGCRSTCGSVSSIPYPFGIGNSSVTGENCFLERALMLTCINSTLYLGNGNVQILDITLDSKMVVLAFISKVCKIESFGRVDTKGNEASLTTPAFTVSSEDNKFVTVGCDTYGYLNSFNNDIRSRMGCFTRCDTIESVQSMQEDGKCTGIGCCQMDIPPRMKNISIQAFSYYNFNYSSDFNKCGYSFVAKNGNYTFSMKHLKSVPFDKAPMVVDWAVGKQCFNSKGKACKSNSVCENSPSGYGYRCKCKKGFEGNPYHPDGCKDIDECKTGSHTCISEKNCLNTNGSHICLCPKSGNGTKGSEGCHQQEVVTKVVIGVGAGIVILFVGTTSLYLIYQKKKLNKLREKYFQQNGGSILLQKLSTRENSSQIQIFTVEQLNKATDNFDESLIIGKGGFGTVFKGHLADNRIVAIKKSKIVDKSQSEQFANEVIVLSQINHRNVVKLLGCCLETEVPLLVYEFVNNGTLFDFIHTERKVNNETWKTRVRIAAEAAGALTYLHSEASIAIIHRDVKTANILLDNTYTAKVSDFGASRLVPIDQAEIATMVQGTFGYLDPEYMRTSQLTEKSDVYSFGVVLVELLTGEKPYSFGKPEEKRSLTNHFLSCLKEDRLSDVVQDGIMNEENKKEIMEVAILAAKCLRLNGEERPSMKEVAMELERMRLTEKHPWINTFQNPEEAQLLQKGSSSLCVSGDSGSHQYTGYDSINDHAQIAFDDGR; the protein is encoded by the exons ATGTTGAATATGTTGGCATTAGCCCTCGTAGTAGTAATAATAACCGTAGCTGTTGTACCTCATCAAACCCTTTCCGccacaacaccaaaacaagCCCTCCCTGGCTGCAAATCCACCTGTGGAAATGTCCAAATTCCTTATCCATTCGGCATAGGTAACTCTTCAACACCCGGTCACCGACCCTGTTTCTTGGATCGCAAATTCAAGCTTACTTGTGATGGCTCCATATTATATTATGGTAATGTAAGAGTTTCAAACATCAGCTTCCTAAGTCATCAAATAGACCTATTGGCCTCTTTCGCATCGCTTTGCCACCAGCAAAACGGAAGCGAACTCCCCAAGTCCTACCATCTTCGCACTGGCAGTTTCAGCATTTCAAGCAACGAAAACAAGTTACTAACCGTTGGCAGCGATAGCTATGGCTACGTAAATAGTTATTTCAACGGGGAGTCATATTCAACTGGGTGCTTAACGAGCTCTCATGGCAACACAAAGAGGATCAAAAACGGAACGTGCTCGGGCATAGGGTGTTGCCAGGTGGATATTCCTCCTGGAATGAGGAACATCACTCTGCgggcaagagttttccacaatTCAACGCTAGATTGGGGAAACTGCAGCTATTCATTTGTAGTCAAAAAtggcttttataatttttctactaCTGACATACAAAGCTTCCCACACAAGAAGATCCCATTGGTTCTGGATTGGACCGTGGGAAACAAAAGCTGTGATGATTCCAATAGTAAAGGCAATGAGGCCTGCAAGTGGAATAGCTATTGCGACGACAAGGACACTGATTTTGGTTATCGATGCAGATGTAAAGATGGCTATGAAGGAAACCCATATCTTGGCTGTACag ACATTGACGAATGTAAGACAGACAATCATACATGCATAAGTGAACAAAATTGTGTCAACACCATTGGATCCCATACATGTTTCTGTCCAAAGGGGCTTTCCGGAAATGGAACAAAGGAAGAAGGGTGCCACAAACGAGATGTAGTTCCGAAGGTTGTCATAG GAGTAGGAGCAGCAATTGTTATTCTGTTTGTGGGCACTACCTCATTGTACTTGATATACCAGAAAAGGAAACTCGTCAAACTTAGAGAGAAATACTTTCAGCAGAATGGTGGTTCCATTTTGCTACAGCAACTCTCTACAAGTGAAAACTCCTCCCGAATTACTCAAATTTTCACAGAAGAAGAACTAAAGAAAGCAACCAACAACTTCGACGAGAGCTTAATCATTGGTAGTGGAGGTTTTGGAACTGTTTTCAAAGGATATCTTGCAGATAACAGAGTTGTTGCTGTCAAAAAGTCCAAAATAGTTGATGAAAGCCAAAAGGAACAATTCATTAACGAGGTGATTGTTCTATCCCAAATCAATCATAGGAATGTGGTCAAACTCTTGGGATGCTGTTTAGAGAGAGAAGTTCCTTTACTGGTTTATGAATTTGTTAATAATGGTACCCTTTATGATTTTATACACACTGAAAGAAAGGTAAATAATGAAACTTGGAAAACCCATCTGAGGATAGCAGCAGAGTCAGCTGGAGCACTATCATATCTTCACTCAGCAGCCTCAATACCAATTATCCACAGAGATGTCAAGACTGCTAACATACTCTTGGATAACACTTATACTGCCAAAGTGTCTGATTTTGGAGCTTCAAGATTGGTACCAATTGATCAAACAGAAATAGCCACAATGGTGCAAGGAACTTTTGGTTACCTGGATCCAGAGTACATGCGTACAAGCCAACTAACTGAGAAAAGTGATGTCTATAGCTTTGGGGTAGTGCTTGTAGAGTTGCTAACGGGGGAGAAACCTTATTCTTTTGGCAAACCAGAGGAGAAAAGAAGTCTTACTAACCACTTTTTGTCTTGCTTGAAAGAGGATCGCCTGTTTGATATTGTTCAAATTGGCATTgtgaatgaagaaaataaaaaggagatcATGGAGGTTGCTATTCTTGCTGCAAAGTGCTTGAGACTCAACGGGGAGGAAAGGCCTAGCATGAAGGAAGTGGCAATGGAGTTGGAGGGAATAAGGATAATGGAGAAGCATCCCTGGATTAATACAGACCAAAATGTTGAGGAGACTCAACACCTTCTTCACGAGGCATCATCTAGCATTTATGAGCTTGGTGATAGCAGCAGCCATCAATATGCTGGGTATGATAGCATTAGGGATCATGTACTGATTGCTTTGGATGATGGAAGA GCAGCCCAAGTTGTGAGTGATAAAATTGAGTCCAAGAAAACAATGGGATTGAATGTCCCGCAGAGGCAACTAACCCTTCTGTTGCTGATTGCGTTAGCAGCAGCTGAAAAAACCCTACATGGCTGCCGAAGCACTTGCGGAAGCGTTTCATCAATTCCGTATCCATTTGGCATAGGCAACTCTTCTGTCACCGGTGAAAACTGTTTCTTGGAGAGGGCATTGATGCTCACTTGCATAAACTCCACTTTATATCTCGGAAACGGTAACGTCCAAATTCTGGACATAACCCTCGACAGTAAAATGGTCGTGCTTGCCTTCATCTCGAAAGTTTGCAAAATCGAATCTTTTGGTAGAGTAGACACGAAAGGTAACGAAGCCAGTCTCACAACTCCGGCTTTTACCGTCTCTAGCGAGGACAACAAGTTCGTAACCGTAGGGTGCGATACCTATGGCTATCTCAACAGCTTTAACAACGACATCAGGTCTCGAATGGGGTGCTtcacaag GTGTGACACCATAGAGAGTGTGCAAAGCATGCAGGAAGATGGAAAGTGTACGGGGATAGGGTGTTGCCAGATGGATATACCTCCTCGAATGAAGAATATTAGCATACAAGCATTCAGCTATTACAATTTCAATTACTCTTCGGACTTCAACAAATGCGGCTATTCTTTTGTGGCAAAAAACGGCAACTATACTTTCTCGATGAAACATTTAAAATCGGTACCATTCGATAAGGCTCCCATGGTTGTTGATTGGGCAGTTGGAAAACAGTGTTTCAATTCCAAGGGTAAAGCATGCAAGAGTAATAGCGTTTGTGAGAACTCGCCCTCGGGATATGGCTACCGATGCAAATGTAAAAAAGGCTTTGAGGGAAACCCGTACCATCCGGATGGTTGCAAAG ACATTGACGAATGTAAGACAGGCAGTCATACATGcataagtgaaaaaaattgtctcaACACCAACGGATCCCACATATGTTTGTGTCCAAAATCAGGAAATGGAACAAAGGGATCAGAAGGGTGCCACCAACAAGAAGTTGTTACCAAGGTTGTCATAG GAGTAGGAGCGGGAATTGTTATTCTATTTGTGGGGACGACCTCATTGTACTTGATATACCAGAAAAAGAAACTCAACAAACTCAGAGAGAAATACTTTCAGCAGAATGGTGGTTCCATTTTGCTACAGAAACTCTCTACAAGAGAAAACTCCtcccaaattcaaattttcacagTGGAACAACTAAATAAGGCCACCGACAACTTTGACGAGAGCTTAATCATTGGCAAAGGAGGTTTTGGCACAGTTTTCAAAGGACACCTAGCAGATAACAGAATTGTTGCTATCAAGAAGTCCAAAATAGTTGATAAGAGCCAAAGCGAACAATTTGCTAACGAGGTGATTGTTCTATCCCAAATCAATCATAGAAATGTGGTCAAACTCTTGGGATGTTGTTTAGAGACAGAAGTTCCTTTACTGGTTTATGAATTTGTTAACAATGGTACCCTTTTTGATTTTATACACACCGAAAGAAAGGTAAATAATGAAACTTGGAAAACGCGTGTAAGGATAGCAGCAGAGGCAGCTGGAGCTCTAACATATCTGCACTCAGAAGCCTCAATAGCCATTATCCACAGAGATGTGAAGACTGCTAACATCCTCTTAGATAACACTTACACTGCAAAAGTGTCTGATTTTGGAGCTTCAAGATTGGTACCAATTGATCAAGCAGAAATAGCCACAATGGTGCAAGGAACTTTTGGTTACCTGGATCCAGAGTACATGCGTACAAGCCAACTAACTGAGAAAAGTGATGTCTACAGCTTTGGGGTAGTGCTTGTAGAGCTGCTAACAGGGGAGAAACCATATTCTTTTGGCAAGccagaagagaaaagaagtcTCACTAACCACTTTTTGTCTTGCTTGAAAGAGGATCGCCTATCTGATGTTGTTCAAGATGGCATtatgaatgaagaaaataaaaaggagatcATGGAGGTTGCTATTCTTGCTGCAAAGTGCTTGAGACTCAATGGGGAGGAAAGGCCTAGCATGAAGGAAGTGGCTATGGAGTTGGAGCGAATGAGGCTAACCGAGAAGCATCCTTGGATAAATACATTCCAAAATCCAGAGGAGGCTCAGTTGCTTCAAAAGGGATCATCTAGCCTGTGTGTATCAGGTGATAGCGGCAGCCATCAATACACTGGGTATGACAGCATTAATGATCATGCACAAATTGCTTTCGATGATggaagataa